A segment of the Panacibacter ginsenosidivorans genome:
ACCTGGCAATCTTTTATAGCATTGAGTAAATAAGATGGTAATGCTTCCAATGCTTTTTCATCATCGTGCAGAACGGTTGGTATAAGATAGACTTTGGACCTTGATTGTTCATTCATTGTTCAGAAAGTTGAAGTGTGCGACGCAATAAACGATGCTATGAAATACAGACGCCAGGTTCATGAAAAATTAACTTGCTTCAGCAACATGTGCGAAATTTTCTTTCGGCTTTATTTCATGCATGCTCAACGTGGCAGCAATTACAGCATAAGCAGGGGCAAATATCCATCCGATGATTGGTATTAAATGAATAAAATAAAACACCAGTCCATTGCCTATAGCAAGTCCTTTATGATTGCCAATATAATAAATGCTTTCAGCGGCATTCATTTTTCTGCGTTCGCAATTATAATCCAACATGCTAAAGCCATAGTAATAACATTCCACCATTAAAGCTATCAATGGCGCCCCCATCCCCGCAACAGGTATCAGTGCCAGCAGCAAAATGGCTACAATATAAACTGTTTGCCATAAGGCGTTGCGCACCGCTATCTTTATACCACGCCACATATCTTTAAGCAGTTGCTGAAAACTGAAAGGATAATCTGTATTGTTGAGAATGGCATCTGTTTTTTCGCTGAGATAAGCAAACACCGGCGAGCCCACAATAAGCCATATATATTTGAACAAGGAAAAATATAACATAAGTTGCACTACCAGTAATGCCAGTGCAGCAAGTGTAAACAGGAAGCCAAGAATACCACTGTCCATTTTATCAAGCCATGTTTTTAATCCTGTTTTTAAAGTGAGCCACTCGTTAAAACTATTGGCTGTTTTAAAAAAGAAATACATGGACACAAAAAATAGTATGGTATAAATAATGCCGGGTATAATGATCCATTTCCAAAGCTTATGTTTTCGTATGAAAGCATGCGCTTTAAAATAACTTTGAAAGGATATTATTATTTCTGTAAGCAACAGGAATTATTTTAGTGGTTAAATTTAGTTGAATTGAAACGTTTTGAGCCTAATAAAATTGATAAACATATTTTATTGAATGCTTCCGCAAAGCTGGATGTATCTTTTTATAACCGAAGCAATGTGCTTCAGGTGGCAGAAGAATTGCTGGGCAAAATATTGGTAACCAATTTTGATAACAAAATTACTGCAGCAAGGATTGTTGAAACCGAGGCATACAATGGTATTGTTGATAAAGCTTCGCATGCTTATAACAACAGGCGGACTGCAAGAACCGAGATTATGTATGGCAATGCCGGTACGGCTTACGTGTACTTGTGTTATGGTATTCATCATTTATTCAATGTGGTAACCAATGCAAAAAACATACCGCATGCAATTCTTATAAGAGCGGCAGAACCTGTGTACGGATTGGAAACAATGCTTAATCGCACCAGGAAATTAATTGTTGATAATACACTAACAAAAGGGCCTGGTAATGTATCAAAGGCATTGGGTATAGATACCGCACACACGGGTTTAAGTTTGCTCGGTAAAAAAATATTTATTGTTGATGATAATTATTCGGCACATAAAAATGCAGTATCAACTTCTGTAAGAATTGGTGTTGATTACGCGGCAGAAGATGCGTTGTTGCCTTATAGGTTTTATATAAAAGGAAACGTTTTTGTTAGTGGTAAAATAAAATAAAAGTATTTGTGTGGCAGGCTGCAGTTACGTAATTAAGCTTTCGTTGTGTCACTCACTTGTACGTTCCGTTCTATATGCAGCAGTGCGGAAGGTGTCTTTTTAACAATTATCATAAACGAACGAAGCACATGGTGATACACATGTGCATGGTTCTTTAAACAGTCATAATCGTTTATGGTTTTATTACACTGCAAAGTTTTGTGTGTAAACAGTTGTATCTTTTTTACCCTTCATTTTGTGATAAAAAATATAAGATACTGCCAGTATAACAAAAGCAACTATGGGGAACAGTACGAGACCGCTAAAGCCATCAACTACCCAGTTAGAAACAGCGGCACAAATAAAACTAATCCCAAAACCTACATAGGCCCATTCTTTAAATCTTGCACTAATAGAGGGTACTATTAAAACGATAGCGCCAATTATTTTAAATACAGTAAGCATAACCCTGAAGTAATCAGGGTAGCCCAAATGGCTTATGCCCTGCCTGGCAAGTTCTGAATTAGATGTTAGTGCTGGCATGAGACCATCTGCTAAAAAGATAATGATCGTTGTTGTCCAGTAGATAATTTTTGTGGTTTTCATTGTTTCATTTTTTAAAATTGATAATGATTTTGTACGCATAAAATTA
Coding sequences within it:
- a CDS encoding EI24 domain-containing protein; amino-acid sequence: MLTEIIISFQSYFKAHAFIRKHKLWKWIIIPGIIYTILFFVSMYFFFKTANSFNEWLTLKTGLKTWLDKMDSGILGFLFTLAALALLVVQLMLYFSLFKYIWLIVGSPVFAYLSEKTDAILNNTDYPFSFQQLLKDMWRGIKIAVRNALWQTVYIVAILLLALIPVAGMGAPLIALMVECYYYGFSMLDYNCERRKMNAAESIYYIGNHKGLAIGNGLVFYFIHLIPIIGWIFAPAYAVIAATLSMHEIKPKENFAHVAEAS
- a CDS encoding DNA-3-methyladenine glycosylase, yielding MKRFEPNKIDKHILLNASAKLDVSFYNRSNVLQVAEELLGKILVTNFDNKITAARIVETEAYNGIVDKASHAYNNRRTARTEIMYGNAGTAYVYLCYGIHHLFNVVTNAKNIPHAILIRAAEPVYGLETMLNRTRKLIVDNTLTKGPGNVSKALGIDTAHTGLSLLGKKIFIVDDNYSAHKNAVSTSVRIGVDYAAEDALLPYRFYIKGNVFVSGKIK
- a CDS encoding DoxX family protein, whose product is MKTTKIIYWTTTIIIFLADGLMPALTSNSELARQGISHLGYPDYFRVMLTVFKIIGAIVLIVPSISARFKEWAYVGFGISFICAAVSNWVVDGFSGLVLFPIVAFVILAVSYIFYHKMKGKKDTTVYTQNFAV